One genomic segment of Gossypium arboreum isolate Shixiya-1 chromosome 3, ASM2569848v2, whole genome shotgun sequence includes these proteins:
- the LOC108481571 gene encoding uncharacterized protein LOC108481571: MPVSPVTETGSGSHDHEAGDDALSQAMLQILERVARPNIGAEGRGSVMERLRSNGIEIFWGITGVSPNVAEYWIKAIERIMDDLDGTLEQKLNGVGSLLRDMAYQWWLTVKEHIQPDQLTWKLFKTTFQGKYVGASYVDAWRKEFLNLTQGDRSVAEYEAKFLRLSCYAQGMVATEYEQCVHFKGGLRDGLRVLIAPQRERDFAVLVDKTKIAKKVKRAEC, from the coding sequence ATGCCTGTTTCACCGGTGACTGAGACTGGATCTGGGTCTCATGATCATGaggctggggacgacgcactatcTCAAGCTATGTTAcaaattttggaaagggtcgctagGCCCAATATTGGAGCTGAAGGTCGAGGGTCAGTTATGGAACGACTCCGGTCTAATGGAATTGAGATTTTTTGGGGTATTACTGGAGTTTCCCCTAACGTGGCTGAGTACTGGATCAAGGCCATAGAAAGGATTATGGACGATTTGGACGGCACCCTCGAGCAGAAACTAAATGGTGTAGGGTCACTGCTGAGAGATatggcttaccagtggtggcttacagttaagGAGCACATTCAGCCCGATCAACTGACCTGGAAGCTCTTTAAGACTACTTTCCAGGGAAAATATGTGGGTGCCAGTTATGTGGATGCCTGGAGGAAGGAGTttctgaatctgactcagggggaTAGATCAGTAGCTGAATATGAGGCCAAGTTCTTGCGACTAAGCTGCTATGCGCAAGGGATGGTGGCGACTGAGTATGAGCAATGTGTTCACTTCAAGGGTGGCCTTAGGGATGGTTTacgagttctgatagctccacagagggagcgagactttgctGTACTGGTTGATAAAACGAAGATCGCCAAAAAGGTTAAGCGTGCTGAGTGCTAG